In Dama dama isolate Ldn47 chromosome 20, ASM3311817v1, whole genome shotgun sequence, a single window of DNA contains:
- the LOC133041073 gene encoding guanylate-binding protein 6-like, with protein sequence MASGPNMMDPICLVENDNEILSVNQKALQILEKISQPVVVVAIVGLYRTGKSYLMNRLAGQNSGFPLGSTVQSETKGIWMWCVPHPSKPNHTLVLLDTEGLGDVEKGDPKNDSWIFALAVLLCSTFVYNSTSTINHQALEQLYYVTELTELIQAKSSPRPDGVEDSTEFVSFFPDFIWAVRDFTLELKLNGHPITEDQYLENALKLIPGRNPKARTSNLPRECIRHFFPTRKCFVFDWPTNKKELLYNIENVSEDQLDPKFLRQTKNFCSYIFTNAKVKTLKEGITVTGNRLRTLVVTYVDTINTGAVPCLENAVTTLALLENSAAVQKAADHYSEQMTQQLSLPTDKLQELLELHTACEKEAIAIFMESSFKDKDQEFQRNLVEVIKKKKEGFVLQNEEASIKYCQAKLDELSKALMESISAGAFSVPGGHKLYRKTMERLQQDYRQVPRKGVKENEVLQSFLQSQVAVEKSILQADKALTDGEKAVAEERARNETAEKERELLRQKLQEQQQEMEAQQRSLQENIAQLTEKLARERENILREQTMMLEHKLKAQEALLKEGFRQKSESMSAEINHLRNMIDNTNDGNTSWVALILDKFGKEISSVLCAPGKLLGQIVSGVSSLFKK encoded by the exons atggcatctggacccaacATGATGGACCCCATTTGTCTGGTGGAAAATGACAATGAGATTCTGTCAGTGAACCAGAAAGCTCTACAGATTCTTGAGAAGATTTCTCAGCCAGTGGTGGTGGTGGCCATTGTAGGACTGTATCGTACAGGCAAATCCTACTTGATGAACCGTCTTGCAGGACAGAACAGTG GTTTCCCTCTGGGCTCCACAGTGCAGTCTGAAACCAAGGGCATCTGGATGTGGTGTGTGCCCCACCCCTCCAAGCCAAACCATACCCTGGTCCTTCTGGACACCGAGGGCTTGGGGGATGTGGAAAAG GGTGACCCTAAGAACGACTCGTGGATCTTTGCCCTGGCTGTGCTTCTGTGTAGCACCTTTGTCTACAATAGCACGAGCACCATCAACCACCAGGCCCTGGAACAGCTGTA CTATGTGACAGAGCTCACAGAACTTATCCAGGCCAAGTCCTCTCCAAGACCTGATGGAGTAGAAGATTCCACAGAGTTTGTGAGTTTCTTTCCAGACTTTATCTGGGCTGTTCGGGATTTCACCCTGGAGCTGAAGTTAAACGGTCACCCTATCACAGAAGATCAGTACCTGGAGAATGCCTTGAAGCTGATTCCAG GCAGGAATCCCAAAGCCAGAACATCCAATCTACCCAGAGAGTGTATCAGGCATTTCTTTCCAACACGGAAGTGTTTTGTGTTTGACTGGCCAACAAATAAGAAAGAACTCCTATACAATATTGAGAATGTGTCTGAAGACCAACTGGATCCTAAATTCCTAAGACAAACAAAGAATTTCTGTTCTTACATCTTCACCAATGCAAAAGTCAAGACCCTCAAAGAGGGGATCACGGTCACTGGGAATC GACTGAGGACTCTGGTTGTGACCTATGTGGATACCATCAATACCGGAGCTGTACCTTGTTTGGAGAACGCAGTGACAACTCTGGCCCTGCTGGAGAACTCAGCAGCTGTGCAGAAGGCAGCTGACCACTACAGTGAGCAAATGACCCAGCAACTGAGTCTCCCCACAGACAAGCTCCAGGAACTGCTGGAGTTGCACACAGCCTGTGAGAAGGAAGCCATTGCCATCTTCATGGAGAGCTCCTTCAAGGACAAAGATCAGGAATTCCAGAGGAATCTTGTG GaagtcataaagaaaaagaaggagggtTTCGTGCTGCAGAATGAAGAGGCATCTATCAAATACTGCCAGGCTAAACTTGATGAGCTTTCCAAGGCCCTAATGGAAAGTATATCAGCAGGTGCTTTCTCTGTTCCTGGAGGGCACAAACTCtacaggaaaacaatggaaagattACAACAGGACTATCGCCAAGTGCCCAGGAAAGGAGTGAAG GAAAATGAGGTCCTCCAGAGCTTTCTGCAGTCACAAGTGGCAGTCGAGAAATCCATCCTGCAGGCAGATAAAGCCCTCACTGATGGGGAGAAGGCTGTAGCAG AGGAGCGGGCCAGGAATGAGACAGCTGAGAAGGAACGGGAGCTGCTAAGACAGAAACTGcaagagcagcagcaggagatgGAGGCGCAACAGAGGAGTCTCCAGGAAAACATAGCCCAGCTGACAGAGAAGCTGGCGAGGGAAAGAGAAAACATACTGAGAGAGCAGACTATGATGTTGGAGCATAAGCTGAAG gccCAGGAAGCTCTACTTAAAGAAGGATTTAGACAGAAATCTGAGAGTATGAGTGCAGAGATAAATCATTTGAGAAATATGATTGATAATACTAATGATGGTAATACTTCCTGGGTTGCACTAATCTTGGACAAATTTGGCAAAGAGATTTCTTCAGTATTGTGTGCTCCAGGCAAACTTCTTGGTCAGATTGTGAGTGGTGTGAGCTCCCTATTTAAAAAGTAG